In the Flagellimonas sp. HMM57 genome, one interval contains:
- a CDS encoding aminotransferase class V-fold PLP-dependent enzyme translates to MLDIKKVREDFPILNREVNGKPLVYLDNAATSQTPQQVIDVIVEYYQKYNANIHRGVHSLSQEATDAYEAARLKIQEHFNIAKSHEVILTSGTTHSINLVANGFTSFIMAGDEVLVSAMEHHSNIVPWQMLCERTGGVLKVIPMNQNGELVMEEFHMLLSNKTKLVFCNHISNALGTINPITEIISAAHNVGAAVLIDGAQAAPHIKADVQALDVDFYTVSAHKVCGPTGVGMLYGKEEWLKKLPPYQGGGEMIAEVTFEKTTYADLPHKFEAGTPNICGGIAFGAALDYMNGIGFNAIAAYEEELLQYATEQLLTIEGLKIYGTSENKTSVISFNIEGIHPYDIGTILDKLGIAVRTGHHCAQPIMDFYQIPGTVRASFSFYNTKEEVDVLVEGVKRARNMLL, encoded by the coding sequence ATGCTCGACATAAAAAAAGTAAGAGAAGATTTCCCTATCCTGAATAGAGAAGTCAACGGGAAACCCTTAGTGTATTTGGACAATGCAGCAACATCGCAAACACCACAACAGGTGATTGATGTTATTGTGGAATATTATCAAAAGTACAATGCCAATATTCACAGAGGAGTACACTCGCTTTCCCAAGAAGCCACGGATGCCTATGAAGCGGCACGACTCAAAATCCAAGAGCATTTTAATATTGCCAAATCGCACGAGGTAATATTGACCTCGGGAACGACACATAGTATTAATCTGGTTGCGAACGGATTTACTTCATTTATAATGGCAGGTGACGAGGTCTTGGTCTCCGCAATGGAGCACCATTCCAATATAGTTCCGTGGCAAATGCTCTGTGAACGTACGGGAGGAGTTTTAAAAGTGATTCCGATGAACCAAAACGGTGAATTGGTCATGGAAGAATTTCATATGTTACTTTCAAATAAGACCAAACTTGTTTTCTGTAATCATATTTCCAATGCGTTGGGAACCATTAACCCAATAACGGAAATTATTAGTGCGGCCCACAATGTTGGAGCAGCGGTTTTGATAGATGGAGCTCAGGCCGCTCCTCACATAAAAGCGGACGTGCAGGCTTTGGATGTGGACTTTTATACGGTGTCCGCGCACAAAGTTTGTGGCCCTACAGGCGTTGGAATGCTTTATGGAAAAGAAGAATGGCTTAAAAAGTTACCACCATACCAAGGAGGAGGGGAAATGATTGCCGAGGTAACTTTTGAAAAAACTACGTATGCCGATTTACCTCATAAATTTGAAGCAGGAACTCCCAATATATGCGGAGGAATAGCCTTTGGTGCTGCTTTGGACTACATGAATGGTATTGGATTCAATGCCATTGCTGCCTATGAGGAAGAATTGCTTCAGTATGCTACGGAGCAATTGCTGACCATTGAAGGCCTAAAAATCTATGGAACATCAGAAAATAAGACATCTGTCATTTCCTTTAATATCGAAGGAATACATCCGTATGACATAGGCACTATTTTAGATAAATTGGGGATTGCCGTTCGTACCGGACACCACTGCGCCCAGCCCATTATGGATTTTTA
- a CDS encoding outer membrane beta-barrel protein: MTRKILFSLVLLATISLTAQEKKWSVEANYPTSIGDDLGNDNPAIIDLGLKYRFLEIGFARLGAGINAGVFRDDLRTFADGETFDFDETNWVIQPKVFMEFKIPALEKLRPSIGLGYTAITSKFDGDFPGLEEGSSETSTDGGININLGLSYDITKRFFIQAQYDYIQYNIENPGLSDIEQDLGFLKFGAGFRF, translated from the coding sequence ATGACAAGAAAAATTTTATTTTCATTAGTGCTCCTTGCCACAATTTCATTGACCGCACAAGAGAAAAAATGGAGTGTTGAAGCCAATTATCCTACTTCTATTGGCGATGACTTGGGCAATGACAATCCGGCAATTATTGACCTAGGGCTAAAATACAGATTTCTGGAAATCGGTTTTGCTCGACTTGGAGCAGGTATAAATGCAGGGGTTTTTCGTGATGATTTACGCACATTCGCTGATGGTGAAACTTTTGATTTTGATGAAACAAATTGGGTGATTCAACCTAAGGTTTTTATGGAGTTCAAGATTCCTGCCTTGGAAAAGCTCAGACCGTCCATTGGATTGGGTTATACCGCAATAACATCCAAGTTTGACGGTGACTTTCCTGGATTGGAAGAGGGAAGTTCAGAAACATCTACGGATGGAGGAATAAATATCAACTTAGGACTATCATACGATATTACAAAGCGCTTTTTCATACAGGCACAGTATGATTATATTCAGTATAACATCGAGAACCCCGGCTTATCTGATATCGAGCAAGACTTAGGGTTTTTAAAGTTCGGCGCAGGCTTCCGTTTCTAG
- the sufD gene encoding Fe-S cluster assembly protein SufD translates to MDLKDKLLSSFIAFENNIDLDHPVHEVRSEAIKNFEAKGFPSKKEEAWKYTSLNAIQKVDFSIFPRQENTLEYKDIKQYFLHEIDTYKIVFIDGVYSSYLSETTHDGVDVCLMSAALTKPQYKAVIDVYFNKVASKDESLTTLNTAFSKEGAYIYIPKSKAPKKPIQIIHLATGNEAALMLQPRNLVIVEENAEVQIIERHQSLTGNEVFTNSVTEIFAAKDAIVDYYKVQNDENTASLVDNTYISQKDNSVVRVHTFSFGGKLTRNNLNFYQNGERMDSVLKGVTILGEKQHVDHHTLVHHAQPNCESHQDYKGIFGENSTGVFNGKIIVDKIAQKTNAFQQNNNILISDRATINTKPQLEIFADDVKCSHGCTIGQLDEDALFYLQSRGIPKKEATALLMYAFANNVLESVRIPELKTRINKLIANKLGVRVGFEL, encoded by the coding sequence ATGGATTTAAAAGATAAATTACTTTCTTCATTTATAGCTTTTGAGAACAACATTGACCTAGACCACCCGGTACATGAAGTTCGCTCCGAAGCAATTAAGAATTTTGAGGCTAAAGGCTTTCCCTCCAAAAAAGAGGAAGCTTGGAAATATACTTCTTTGAACGCTATCCAAAAGGTGGATTTCAGTATTTTTCCAAGGCAGGAGAACACATTGGAGTACAAGGACATCAAACAGTATTTTCTTCATGAGATAGACACCTATAAGATAGTTTTTATAGATGGGGTGTACAGTTCCTATTTGTCCGAAACCACGCATGATGGCGTAGATGTATGCTTAATGAGTGCGGCGCTGACAAAGCCACAGTACAAAGCGGTCATAGATGTATATTTCAACAAAGTAGCCTCAAAAGATGAGTCTTTAACGACCTTGAACACTGCATTTAGCAAAGAAGGAGCTTATATCTATATCCCTAAGAGCAAAGCACCAAAAAAGCCCATTCAGATTATTCATCTGGCAACAGGTAACGAAGCAGCTTTAATGCTTCAACCAAGGAATTTGGTGATTGTAGAGGAAAATGCCGAAGTTCAGATTATAGAACGTCATCAAAGTCTAACAGGTAACGAGGTCTTTACCAATTCTGTTACGGAAATATTTGCGGCTAAAGACGCTATTGTGGATTACTACAAAGTGCAGAACGATGAAAACACAGCGTCATTAGTAGACAATACGTACATCTCCCAAAAAGATAATAGCGTGGTTCGCGTACATACGTTTTCCTTTGGCGGAAAACTAACACGTAACAATCTCAATTTTTATCAAAATGGGGAACGTATGGATTCTGTCTTAAAGGGCGTAACCATATTAGGAGAAAAGCAGCATGTGGATCACCATACCTTGGTGCACCATGCACAGCCCAATTGTGAAAGTCATCAAGATTACAAGGGTATTTTTGGAGAAAATTCTACGGGTGTTTTTAACGGGAAGATCATTGTGGACAAGATTGCCCAAAAAACAAATGCTTTTCAACAGAACAACAATATCTTGATCAGTGATAGGGCAACGATAAATACAAAACCACAATTAGAAATATTTGCGGATGATGTAAAGTGTTCTCACGGTTGTACCATTGGCCAGTTGGATGAAGATGCATTATTCTATTTACAGTCTCGTGGAATTCCCAAAAAAGAGGCCACGGCATTGTTAATGTATGCTTTTGCCAATAACGTTTTAGAAAGTGTTCGTATCCCCGAGCTGAAAACTAGAATCAATAAACTGATTGCCAATAAACTAGGGGTTCGTGTAGGTTTTGAATTGTAA